A region of the Alligator mississippiensis isolate rAllMis1 chromosome 5, rAllMis1, whole genome shotgun sequence genome:
GTGCCCCATTTATTAGTCACATGGAGATAGATACACACGCTCTGATCCGCAGGAACTACGTGACGCTAAAACACCTAGAACGGCAAAtaccatggagcctggccagcacctgTGGGGACCCccgcttcctccccctccctggggcagcagcagctctcccagctgctaggaggggggtgggggggctattAGCGTCATCCCACAGGCCTGGGGtccccagggaggtgggggggggggtgagcagaTCAGGGCAAATTCATGCACCCCCCACTTCCATTGCAACACATTCCCTTTAATTTGGGGTGGGGGCTATGACCCACCCAGAgaccccacagtcccccagcccaaGGCCTGGGACTGGGCCAGGACTCGCCATCCCTGTTGGGGTAGTGTTGGGGTCCTgtggccatggtgggggggggactgTAAacattttgggggtgggagggccagGCCCCCCctccagagaagggggactaGGAGCAAAGCTCCccctggggggatgggggacacAATCCAGATTTCAGGGGTCAAGCGCCCAAAAGCCTGCTTATGGGGAGCCAGGGCTACTGCCCAGAGGGTCCCTGGTTGAGGAAGAGGGGTTGCCAAGATCCAATCTATATGGTCtgatcccctcccagccccactccttggtCCCACTGTCaccgcccccccccagcagtgctggcctgggCTAGCTGATGAGAACACAAAGGTTACCATGACGACAGGACGGGGTGGGGGTGCAGAACaggctctggggggtgggggggtgcctcTGTGCCCAGAggggctctcccctgcccctgcctctccccacaacAAGCTGGTGCTACTCCTCAGAATTGTTCTGACAGCAGCTCACACAAGTGCCTCGACACAGCCTCCTTGCTGGTGCGCAGAGTCAGGCGGTACATCTGGGGAGCAAGGAGGGTGTCAGGGGGGTCCTGCCTCCCAAAGCACAGTGGGACCCAGGTgatctggctcccagcccccacactttgcttcccctcccagggctgggatagaacctaggagtcctggatcccaggcccactcctctcctGGCAGTGACATAGAGCCAGAACTCCTGGGCTCTTGGACACTCTGCTGTAGTCCAGTAAGTGTCATGCTCCTCTTAGAcccaggagagaacccaggtgtcctggctcccagtggccctcccagagctgggatagaacccaggtatccagccctgccccctgctcacctgGGCCTGGGCATTTGGTTCCAGCCGCAGGAGACAGCCAACCTGGAGGGACTTGGTCTGGATGATGCCAGCGCCTACGAAGTTGTCAGGGTTGGGGTCTACCTTGTCCAGCAGAGCACTGCCAAAGCCCAGCAGCTGTGAGGCAAGGACCAAGTAGCAATGAAGgactgccccaggcaccaccccctACTCCCACCCCAACCTGGACCCTCAAAGAGCTAACGGCATGTCTTGGTGGGACTCCTAGGTCACACAtactgggagagaacccaggtgtcctgctaTCCCAGTCCTCCCCACTCTTCACCTCTACCTGACTCCACTCCCCTCTCAGAGCAGGGAGAGAACACGGGCCCACCAGCCCCCACCTCTCACCTTGGCTTTGGTGACCTCTGGGTCCATGGGGTGATTTGCCTTGAAGATCTTCTGGGCTTCCTGCTGGGGTCTGtagagatgggggtgggaagtGGTGAGAAGGTCCTTGCCCCCCCCCATCATTAATAAGGGTAGGGTGGGTCTGCCCTGCTTAAAGGacccctgggaaaggggacctggGGCCACTCCCAACAGGGACAAGGACTTAAGACCCCCTCCTTTCCAGGACTCACCTACAGGGTCCCCTCTGTCACCCCTCCCTGCCAGTCCTGGCCCCTATCTATAGGCTCCCTAGCCCCAATGGACAGGCCCTgcttccatcccagccccctaccccagcactcccacctcccccagcgtACAGGCTGAGCTGCTTCCAGCGCTGGAAGAAGTCCTGGGACTGCATCTCCGTGGCCTGGAAGAACTTGTTCAGGGTGATGGGCAGCTTCAGGGTGATGTTCTGCAGGGTCCCCCCATACCTGGGGGGGAGGAAACTATCAGAGGAGACCTCCCTACCCCTACAGTCCCTCACTCCCACAGGACACCCCAGgccaagcagctgctgctccccctccctcttggGCCCAGATTCCACCCTCTTCCCCAGAAGCTCCATCCCCTtatgacccctgccccttgctccccacatctacagaaggcccctccccacttccttaaTTAGGCCATAGCAGCATCCCTACCTCAGgcaagccctgcccctggctcctgccattCCTGAGAAGGCCCCACCTCCAGTACCTGAACTTGATGTTGATGAGGGGCGCCAGGGTGAAGTCACTGAGGCACTCGATGTTGAGCACCTGCTGGACCTGGGCACCACCCTCCACCAGCGGGTCCACGGCCTTGGTCTGGATGTTGAGCTGTGGAAGGCGCTAAGGACTGGCCAGGCTTAGGGCACCTACTGGGCAGGAGAGCCTGCTCCTttgggagggggcacagggcatggACCACCCCATGGGACAGATGCCCCCTCCTCTCAGTAAGGGTAGTCTGACCCTACTCCCCCTCCTCACTTCTGAAAGGCTTGCCCTCCTGCAGGCCACACCCCAATCTCTCCATGGCCCCACCCCTACAACTCCCACCCCTACTCATTCCCAGGGCACTGCCCCACAGGCCACACCCCTATTTGTCACCCAGACCCCACCCCTGCAggccacacccacacacctcccCATGGCCTTGTCCccagagccccccctgcccccagctcaggaTATGACTCTGCAGCTCCCCGGGGTAGGTGACAGTGGGTGTGAAGCTCTGGAACTGGACCGACGTCTTGTTCCCGTAGAACAGGTACATCCGGCCTGCGGGGGCAGCAGGTGAGGGGGGTGCACATCCTCCAGAATCCCCAATCACTTTCCCACAGCCCCAGgggcctccagcccccaccaggaccactgccccccaccccacccctgggactCCCGCACAGCACCTGAGATCCCACAATCATCCTTCCCTGACCCGTCTCCCACAGCCCCCCGGGATTCCCCAACACCCCCAGAGACCCCCCCCAAtcaccctcccccaaccccagggtCCTCTGCCCCCTTCTAGCAGCCCTAgggacccccagcccccaccaggcagggagtAGAGGAGTTTAGTAGGTTAAGGCTACTCAACTATGGAAACCCTGCTCCTCCATGCTTCCTTGTGGTCTTACCCCCTGCAGATGACACCCCCAAACATCCCCTAGgattacctccccccccccagagacCCCCACTCATCCTCCTACAACCCCAGAGATTCCTGCCCCCTACGACCCCCACATTCCCACAGCCCCTGGGTTTCCCCCCAGCCTACCCCAAGAAACTCCTACTCATCCTTCCACAATTCTTGAGATCCCTACACCCCCTCCCACACTTCTTGGAATCCACCCCACCAGGACCCCCAATCATCTTCCCCACTAGGTCTGAAACAGCAGCAGAGGGAATGCTCTAGGCCacagagaccccagccctgcccctcccttgagcccccttccccccagccctaaaCCCCAGGCTAGGGTGcaactctctctgctccccagccctgctaggaACCACCCAatgccccagctcccccacaccctccccaagctACACATCCCCATTCCCATCCCCCCAGCTCACCTAGGTTCTGCCGGAACTCAGACTTCACTCCGATCTGCAGCAGCTGGTTCTCAAACAGCACCCCATTGTTCTTGCACACGAACCTGCAAGGGGCTTGGGTGGGCAAGGGGGCACCAGGAcagtccctgccagtgcccctcactcctgacctacagccccctttaactccctccctcccccccaagccctgctggtgcccctcactcccgacccacagccccctgccccgccagcccTGCCTATGCCCCTCTTACTCCTAACCTCCAGCCCCCTCtgactctcccccacccccatcttcctggtgcccttcattcctgacccacagccccctaccaccCTGCCCTGAACgtacccctcactctcaacccacagccccctgccctgctagtgcccctcactgctgatccacagcctccctctcccctcccagccctgctgatgccccctcactcccaacccatgcccccctgcctccaccccagccccgccagtgcccctcactcccaatgccCTCCTAAATGACAAACAAGATAACTGCATTCTGTGGGTGCTGCTCTGTGCAGCACAATCCCGACTTCCTAttaccccagccccccacccccataacaGCATGAGAAATAGAAGTGCAATGTGAATGTGACAACTCACACGAGTGTGAGCAAGAGGTAGGCAAGCATGAAGCACTGACCCTGTAGCCCTCACCTGGGAGGGAGCACAATGTCCCACACTGGGGAGGGGAATAGGAGCAAGAGAGAaactgcagtgggggcagctggtTCCTACAACCCCACTGCCCTACccgggacccaggcatctgggaacCGCCCCTCTTACTTGTTAAGCAGCTCATCAGCTTCAGAGAGAGGCAAAGCAGGGTCCTCGCAGACAGAAGCAGCGGCCCCCGTGCTGAGcgcggcagggagggggagcagcagggggtggtgcaGGGAAGAGAGCAGAGAAGATGAGTCACAGGGCGCCAGGCCGCACCAGGTTAGTTCccgaaagagagagaaagagagacgggacacacacacacgcacacacaaacagaTGAACAGAGCTAAGGCAGCACATGACAGGGGCAGAGATGGGACACAGGAGGTCACGGCACCCTGAGGAAGGAGCTGGAGATgaaacccaggcgtccaggctcccAGTCTCCCCCCACCCTAAAGCACTCAAACTCCATCCTCCCCCTGCTAGTGGGATAAAAACCCAGATGTCCCAACTTTTAGCTTGCCTGAGCtctagaccagcatttctcaacatgtgggtcatgacccaaaagtgggttgcaagaatatatggaagAGTTGCGAAAAaaactttaaaactggattttcctttaaaggagaaaaacatgggaaactgtggcttttcccttgcaggctggcagttccagcctgcaaggggctcctTGGGGCTTCCCATGTCTCACACGctggcagcaggtcaggagtgaggggcactaggccaggactggccatcaatgttgacaaatgggtcttggtacaaaacTAGTTgaggaaccactggtctagactactcaactctccccacccccttcccacagcTTGGATGGGACCCCACTGACTCTGACCCACTAGATCtcattcccttcctctccctgtgcaaggagagaacccaggagtcctggctctgaGCTCTGACCTACCAGACCCCCGCTCACTACCCAGAACTGGGGGAGAACCCAGGACTCCTGGCTGCAAGCTCCCTGCTCTAACCCACCAGATCCCACTCTCATCTCCAAGAACCAGGGGGGAACCCAGGAATCCTGACTACTGGGCTACCTCTACTCTAGCCCATTagacccctctccccttccagaggtgggatagaacccaggtgtcctaccATCCCCCTCCCAGGTGCAAGGGGAGgcttggtggaggggagggggcagggggacaatgGGCAGAGCCCCCTTACTCGGCAGGCACAGCTGCGTCCACCAATAGGGACGCAGAACTCTCAATGGGCGGCTCCAAGTCACTGCGTCATCCAATCGCGGGGCAGCGGCAGAGCAACAGACAAGGGAGGCACCCAATCCCAAGAGAGCagcaagaaagagagacagagggacagacagacagcgaTGGGAGGAGACAAACAGGAGATGGCAGGTGAGCacagacacccccctcccccatgaggcagcacagcacccccccccccccccaaaaggcagAACAGCCCAGACCCCTGCTCCCCCTAAGTTAGCCCTAGCTGTCCCCATCTCCCCATGACCTTGAGATCACAGCCCTCGGAGAGAACCAGCTGCCCCCTAAGCCCCAATATCAACCTCATCCCAGGCCCTACCACAGCAAgtcccccgccctccccagcaCTCTACATCCCTCTACCACAGTATGCCCCTCTCCAGTGCTCCACATCCTTCACCAGTGCTGGAGGCTCTGGGCCCACATGAGGACAGGCAGAGAACATCCCCACTTTGAACCTCTCCTTATGAGGAGACCCCCACTCTAccaggggcagaagcagagaTTTATTGCCCCCTGCTCCTGGATGCGGACACATGGATAtcacccccaaagcagaggcactGCTTATAGCACCTCCCATGGTCCAGCTGCCCCACAAAATAAGATGCATCAGCTACTTCCCCCCACCAACCCATctccctgcccaagccccacCAACCTATCTCCTGTgccaagccctgccctgctcccaccaggctGGTATATAACTGGGAGGGGGCATTAAGAGGCACCCAGTCCTACCCCGACCTGGGGCTGTCACCTGGGATCAGCCCTATTACCTGAGGAAGTTCTCTTCGGTGCCAGGGGCCAAGCAGGGGCAGCTGCCGGGCTGTCAGAGAACACGTCCACCAGGAGGTTTCCAGCACTGGTGGGGGCTGCCGAGCCAGCAGGGGAGCTGCCCGGAGTCCCAACAAGTCAGCGGACGGCGACGGAGTGGACTGCAGAGAACATGAGGGGTGGGGTGAATTCATCCCACTGGGGCACAACGCAAGGTTGGGGGGGGAAGTATCCCAGGTGGGGGGTGACCCAGTCTGCCTGGTTATGGGGAtgcatggcagtgggggcaccagggagaGATATCCTGGCTCCCTGTAGAACCCAAGTGTCctggttcccagccctgcccctctaaATACAGAGGTAGGGTGCAGAGAATGGGGGAAAGGACCGAAAAGCCCAGGCTCCCAACACCCTCATGCACTAAAATCACTCCCCTTCCAGAGGTGGGATAAGACCCAAGTGTTCTGGTGGGAAGCTCCTCGCTTCCAGCTgctgtcctccccctcccccccaatactCACAGCGGTACTGGCACTGGGATCCATGCCCCCATTGATCTCTGCCCCAGGCTCTTTCTTGCCATCATCCaactcactgcctgccccagggccctTCTCTTCTTCAGCTTGGCCAGGATGGATGACTCCCGCTCAGGGGAATGGGGGGCATCTCCTCCAGCACTGTTGCCTGAGAGAGGTGCAGGAGGCATGTCAGAACcagtaatggggggggggggggggggggggggggggggggggggggggggggggggggctggccccTTTCCTACCCAGAGAGCAGACAGTGCCTCTGTCTGAGGGTTGTGCCCCTAGAgggggcaggcccctgctgcatctctgccccctgccccagcaagtgTCCTTGGTATGGCACCCCCTGGAGGCAAGAGACCCTGTTCCATGAAGCAGGAGGTCCCTGTATCTCCCTACTCccaactccctgccccagggccagcaccccCTTGAGGCAAGaggccctgccccatccccaccccatggGCCGCACCAGGACATCAGTGCTGGCAATGGAGCTGAGCTTGAGGTACTCGACGGCACGCTGCTGCAGCTCCACATCTGCATTGCGGATCTGGCTGTCGGAGCGCAGCACCTCTTGGATAGTGGCCCTTGGTCTCAGGAAAAAGGTTGATGAACTTGATGTAGGTGGAGAGCAGGAGGGCACGGGTGGCCACCGAGCACAGGTGGAACTTGGAGTGCAGCAGGTTGAACtgcaccagggggctgcagacatgtggggaagggaggggggtgaggggtcAGACCTGGGGGCCACCCTCAGCACTGGGGCTCCTCTAAGCAACCTgacctggccccaagcccagTTCAGCACACCCACGGCCTTAATGCATCCCCTGGGtcaccccaaccctgctggtgtctctcactccaaacccacagcTGTTGCCCTGCCAATGACCTTCAttcctgactcacagccccctgccccacccagcacccctcactcccgatTCTCCCATTGCCTGGTGATCCCAGTGGGGGTCCTCAGACCCTGCTTAGATCTGTCCCCTTGGCAATATGTGCTCCTAATAGGTCTCTGATAACAGTGCCTGCCCATTTCCCTGCCTCCATTGTCTGTTGTTATATGCTGGGGAGAAATGGGATGACTTTCACCTGGGACTAAGGCAGAGCAAGATGCTGTCTGGGAGGTGGGTAAGAGCCAAACAGACCAAGTGCCCTAGAGAAGGAAGACCTAAGCCAGCCAATGCATACCACATTGACACAGGCATTCAAGGTGGTCACAGCCCGGCccacctttccctcccctccccctggcaaaGAGCTATAGCTGCTTGCATCCATTCCTCCACAGCTTAGATCCATGGCCCCTACCCACTATGCTGCAACCCTCTGCCCCATCAGCATTGGCTAAGGAGGGCAGAGGCTGGCCTCCCAGGGAAGGGCTTCTGTCGTGCTCCCCGACCTCATACCAACAGCTGGTGGGAACTCCCTGAGGTGGCACTGAGACTCTAAGGGGTGCTCAgatcctgttccctgcccttctccaCAACCAGAGAGCCAGGGGCTCACTCTCAGTACATGCCATGCAAGAGGCTAGCATCAAAGAGCTCACAGAGGTTGTAGCAAGTTAATAGAGAGGTTGTCCAGTTAGGTGTGATTTGCAGACCCGTCTGCTgtcataaaaacataagaacagccatttactgggtcagaccctaggtccatcttgcccagcctCCGGTGTAaacaggggcagagagcagaccCTAAAAGGGAGAATGAACAGGGCATGACCAAAAGTTTTCCCATTgttctctctcacttgcagcctctggcatttaaggtccaggaagttATGGTttagaggccgtgcccctcactcccatgcttAATACCTACTGATGTCCCTTTTCTCCAAGAATCTGTTCAATCCTTTCTTGAATCTAGATAAGCTATCAGCTTCCACAaaatctggtggcaatgagttccatgttttaattacatgctgggtgaaaaaaaacaaacaaacttcctTTGGCTAGTTACCtggtgtcctccttcctcccttttttgaaaatggggaccacattggcctttttctagTCCTTTGGCACCTGGTGGACTCTTTAGTTTCTCGTCATATAGACCCCAAGTTacagaggagagggaagggtgcCTGGTTTTTCTCCAGGCTTTGCTGGTAGTCATGTGGGCCCAGGAAGGAATTATTTCCTTTCTTGTTGCTACAGGTATCAGGGGATTGTTTTGCCTTCCTTGGAGGCATTGGATGTTgggtgcagccaaggctggggactggaactaggctgtgccaatgcttctactgagacttaaagctggaggttcctggctagagggtcttgcccctccactcagggtcagccTAAcactgcatttggggtcaggaaggagttttaccccaGTCTGACTGGTGCAGACTTGGGGGAAagagttgccttcctctgtagtagggaCAGAGCCTTCCTCCATGGGTCACTCCAGTGTACttaacccagcagcagcaggacactgccaACCACTGTCCCCCTGCtgtacctggggcaggtgtggagTCTCTCAGTGTCCTTGGGCAATGGCCTCGTAGCTGTGCAACAGGGTAGTGGTGTAGTGTTTGGAGTAGGTTGGACAAGGACTTGGCTTGGATGGGACCGACCCTGCCTCATGCTGGAGAGGTCAGACTAGACGACTTTTGGAGAGGGCTCTACCAGCCTGGTGGCTCTATGAACTGGTGACCCCAGCTGGGGAGACTGTCCAGTTGGTGCCCACTGTTCTCTGGGTGTCCAGTGGTGGCTGTGCCAAGGGGAGACCCCACCGCCCCTCACTTTGGATGCCTTTCTCTGCATCTTTTCCAAAGGATGtagtaaaattagaaaaaaaatacagagaagggcaaccaaaatgatcagaggGATGGAGCAGTTGCCGGGCCAGGACAGAACTAAAAAGGTGAGGTATCTTccatttggaaaggagaaggctgagaggaatATGATAAAAATCTATACAATCATGAGgtgtgtggaccaagtgaacagggaactgttgtttgCAGAGTCCCATGATGCTAGAATAAGTGGGAATCCACCAAAATTAGCAGGACACAGGTTTACAACCAACAAAAAGGAAGTACTTCCTTTATGCACTGTTAACCTGtgaaattcattgccacaggatgtgGTGCCCCTTAAGACttgagatcaagtccagcccctacCACAATATGGACCCCTCACCAGTGCCCCACAACcttccccagtgctgcaggcTCTAGACCCCATGAGGGAAGGCAAAGAACTCCCCTCATGAACTGCCCTTAGTAATGATGAGAGCTCCCCGcaagcaaggcaggagcagggacctattgtcccctgccccagtgcaggcacaggggcatCACCTCCAAAACAGAGGCACAGGCTTATAGCTCCCCCCATGTACCCACCTGCCCCCTCAAGAACAagaccctctccccctccccccacactcatctcccctgcccagggcaaaggcagataGCACAGCCAAGTTCAacaagggactggataaattaatggacgagagatctattaatagctgttgaacagcaCGCCTGGAGATGGTTCCTCTGGCTTCTCTAGATGAGTAGCAATTGATGCCAGAGAAGATGCTGAATAGGAGATAGATCACTCTAGTTATGTCCAATTCAATGCCCTCCCTAGATGGACCATTGGCCTGACCCAGGATGCACTTATTATATTCTCAATGGCCTGCCTCCAGGtcctgggggaagagggagaggctCTAGCCAGTGCCCATCACTTGCCATGAGACTTCCCAGTGCCTCCCAGCTATACCTGGAGCGGGGGTCCCCTGCAATGAGATTCCCGAACTCCCCGAGGATGTAGCCACCAACTTTCACCATGTTCTCATggcaggcaggggcctgcagggcctgtggggagaggagggggaagcagtcAGAGGAAGGGATGCAGCATGGGAGGCACTGACCAGGGACTGCCTCCCTCACTGAGGGAGTCAGAGATGCAGCCCTGTGGGAAACCCATGTGTCTACTCCACCCTTTATCATCCCCTGCACCACGGAGCTTGGGGGGTGTCCCAGAGGGGACCAGCTACCTCCTCCAAGGGAGACAGCCAAAGGAAACACAGCCTTGTGAATGCATCTACCCCACATTCTTTCAGAGCTAGGGAATTACTGCCCCCTAACTACCCTGTGGCCTGATGAAAACAGAAGGGTCAAAGCCAAGGCATGGGGAGAAACTTAAAGAGAAGAGGTGTTCCTAGAAAGTGGGAGGGGCTTACACTGAGAGGCATGGTCAGAAGAGCTTAGGGGGACTTCTAGGAGGTAAAGAAGGGTATTAGAGAAAGGGCTGCCCCAAACAGTGCTCCACTCCCACCCAGGGGGtgcccttccctgccagcttccccccccaccccacaaacacaCATGGTCTCAGCCAACCTCAAAGACAGTCTTGGCGGCGTAGCCCTGGACATCATCCCGGTTGATGACAATCTGGATGACGCGGTACCAGACCTCCTCACTCACGTAGTCGCCTGCGATGCGGATCAGGTTGAGGATCGTGTCCACATACCAGCTGTAGTCCACTGCATACTTCTCTGCCAGGATCGCCACCTTCAGCACCTGAGGGAGCACCATGGAGCCCCAGCTCATACTGTACCTCAACCCGGCATCTCCCAATACCCacccctacacatgcacaccccatccCTGACTCTAATCTACCATGCCTCACCTCATCCCTTTCctagagctgggagagaaccccaGAGTCCTGGtaccagcccccctgctctaatcCATCAAATCCTATTCCTCTCCCAGAGCCACAAGAAAACCCAGACATCCTggctccccagctcccagccctgccccccccaaaccACTAGACAGGAATTAGGCATCTGGCTCGGCAGACTCACGATCTCTTCACGGATAGAGTAGTCGGCTGTCTCCAGGTAGCTCAGCATCTCTGATACAATCTGCTTGGCATTGGTGCGGTCACACATGGCGTACAGCAGGTCAGCTGCACGCTGCCGCACACTCACATCCCGCTCCGTCTGGGGAAGACAaacagtgaggggggggggggcaccatctCCCTACACTCCCCTCATGGGGACACCAGGTAAGTGCCCCCCATAATCCTGCCCTCCTAGAAGTCCTCCTAGGTTCCCCTGGCCAAGCCCCTCAGTGTAAGCTCCTCCTGCTTTATGGGCATGCCTCttaggtgtcatgacccaaaggtctgatttttttgtgtgcttcggcactaagaattatccccgtgcgtttacagcttcattgcacggaggagttctgctgcgcagagaacctgcgtgcaaaggagtgttcctgccactttgtagcggtctttgcagggtgcattttctctgcaacacagaaatgcatggtgcaaaggagttcccgctcttcgcatgcaaatctgtgccccgcaattggctagtgctaaattattcccacgttgcggctagcgattggcctgctagccgtataagaggctcgagcaatttccgcccaagctgaagaggactccgcatccatctcgtggggactctgggtgtgcgcggcagggtaatagaaaccctgtgtgttgctcagaggagtttggcggcctgatccaccgcccacctcttcccgtcttcgaacggaaccttctataagacgtattgacgagttttatgcgcgcttgtcctggacatccggagttctgtctgcgtggagtctagcaaactccacgtgattgttcgagttctgtctgcgtggagcctagcaaactccacgcgtgttcgtgttttctgttgtaaccgcaactcaagcaagttctcagcctgcaccgcgaccatctcggtgtaagtaaacaatcttaaaatcaaccgttacgtgtttgagcctaattctagctcggcgcctgccctctccgacccggcctgccggccacagcccgcatgcagagcgatgaaaagggcccggggcctgacccggcccgcacattagGCTCCTCCTCCTACCCCAGTACACCCTTTCTCCAAGCTCTTCCTCTTTCtggccaccccttccctccaagCCCTGTCCCCTAGCAAACGGGGTGGATCCAGTgcggggtgtgggggtgcagtgGTACAGCTGCACCCCGCTTCGATTCCTGCCccatccaaactttaaaaccaagtgcctggcagtggcagcagcatttctagtcaggcagcacaAAGGGAATCAATTAACTTCATGGCTCGTGATTATATCCCTTGTTCCTGCTAATCACTCTCCACTCCACAGATATTAATGACTCCCTTGACTTCTTAATCATCTTCTTATGCCCTGTTTAAACTATCCTTTCCCCTTCAGTTGTGCTGTCTGTTTCTGGTAATGTCTcttttctgtttcacagccctgcagactgtttttagcccTAGCTAAAAGCCTTAACTCAGGTGTTGTCACGTTAACTCTGTTGTGGAAGGGGCTGACAGTGAAgcactggaggcactgtcaagatgctgaaGAAGATTAAATTTGGTTTTGATGACTACAAGACTCGTGACTCAATCTCTTTAGACTATTTTGACtgttttttgcctagtttgtcaTGGTTTTTATAAGCTTTAATATAATCTAGCCAATCAGTGAACATCCTAACACCTGTATTTGCTTTTACTTTTATCTTAAACCCAGTGATATAGTGCTAACCCCACAGCctattagtgaagcttctagaGAAAGCTAGAGaattaactg
Encoded here:
- the AP2A1 gene encoding LOW QUALITY PROTEIN: AP-2 complex subunit alpha-1 (The sequence of the model RefSeq protein was modified relative to this genomic sequence to represent the inferred CDS: inserted 3 bases in 3 codons; deleted 3 bases in 2 codons), which encodes MPAVSKGDGMRGLAVFISDIRNCKSKEAEIKRINKELANIRSKFKGDKALDGYSKKKYVCKLLFIFLLGHDIDFGHMEAVNLLSSNKYTEKQIGYLFISVLVNSNSELIRLINNAIKNDLASRNPTFMCLALHCIANVGSREMAEAFASEIPRILVAGDTMDSVKQSAALCLLRLYKTSPDLVPMGEWTSRVVHLLNDQHMGVVTAAVSLITCLCKKNPDDFKTCVSLAVSRLSRIVSSASTDLQDYTYYFVPAPWLSVKLLRLLQCYPPPEDAAVKGRLVECLETVLNKAQEPPKSKKVQHSNAKNAILFEAISLIIHYDSEPNLLVRACNQLGQFLQHRETNLRYLALESMCTLASSEFSHEAVKTHIETVINALKTERDVSVRQRAADLLYAMCDRTNAKQIVSEMLSYLETADYSIREEIVLKVAILAEKYAVDYSWYVDTILNLIRIAGDYVSEEVWYRVIQIVINRDDVQGYAAKTVFEALQAPACHENMVKVGGYILGEFGNLIAGDPRSSPLVQFNLLHSKFHLCSVATRALLLSTYIKFINLFPETKATIQEVLRSDSQIRNADVELQQRAVEYLKLSSIASTDVLATVLEEMPPIPERESSILAKLKKXKGPGAGSELDDGKKEPGAEINGGMDPSASTASTPSPSADLLGLRAAXPAGSAAPTSAGNLLVDVFSDSPAAXPCLAPGTEENFLSDLEPPIESSASLLVDAAVPADTGAAASVCEDPALPLSEADELLNKFVCKNNGVLFENQLLQIGVKSEFRQNLGRMYLFYGNKTSVQFQSFTPTVTYPGELQSQLNIQTKAVDPLVEGGAQVQQVLNIECLSDFTLAPLINIKFRYGGTLQNITLKLPITLNKFFQATEMQSQDFFQRWKQLSLPQQEAQKIFKANHPMDPEVTKAKLLGFGSALLDKVDPNPDNFVGAGIIQTKSLQVGCLLRLEPNAQAQMYRLTLRTSKEAVSRHLCELLSEQF